ATTTCAGTGTTCCACCAGTCGCCGACGAGGGGCGGGGGCTATACGTTTGTACGGGAAGTTGTTTTTAGAAACCCTTAATCAATCAACGACCACCATCACCTGACATTTGGTGAGAAAGCTTTCACTCTCGCTGCGTTGTTTGAGCATTTGCGCATCGGCATTTGAAATGACGACATCAGCCTTGTTATTGCCCAACGCTTTGACAGCATTGATGACGAGCGGATTCGGCGCCACGCGCTGGTTGGTGCGCGCCGAGGGCACGTCTTTCGCGTAGCCCACCATGCCTTGCTTCACAGCCCATTCGCGATCGACATACTTTGAGCCGTAAACTTCATTGCCGTCTTCATCGAGAATCTTCGGCGCCATTGCGGGCGTAACAGACAGGCCTTTGGCGTTGATGATCAGACCCGTCGCGGCGCCAGAAGCAGGCGCTGCGGTTCCTGCCGGCGGATATCCCACCGGACCAGGCGCGCCGCCGACCGGCACAGCTTTTCCCGGCGGCAGCAGCAAGTCCGCCAATCCCGCCATGGGGACTTCGACGTCGACTTCAACCGAAGTGTCGCTCATGTAGCGCGTGTCCACCACCGTGAAACCGCGCACGTAACCTTCCACGCTGGTGCGGATTTCGTCGTTTTCCAAAACCATATTTTTGACGGTGGTCTCGGAGGTGATGGCCATGCCGTTTACGGTTTGCAACAGATTCCGCAACGCCACCAATTTTGCGGCTTCGAGAGCTGCCGGGCGTTGCGCGCCGAACGGCAGGTTGGGATTCGGCGCGGCGATGCCGGTCGAGCGCAGTTTTTGCTGGCTCCAATCGATGGCGCCGCTGGCGCCGACGGTTTGCGTGACTTGCGCCAGTGCGGCTGACGCCATAAAAATTGCCAACGTGGTTGCCATCAGAGTTGCGCGAAGCATATTGCTTCTGGACATAGGTTTTCCTCCATGCAAGAGCAGGGTTGGTAAGCTTCTAAGTTTTGACATGCAAAAATGAAATGGTTTGCAAGGTCGCTCGGAAAGAGAGGACGGTTGAAGATTTCGAAGTCTAAGGAGAGGTGAGATGAGCACTGTATCGCTGCCCGGAGCAGGAGACGCCATCCCATTCATAGTTACAAAATCCTCTTAAAGCCAAAACACTTTGACGACTAACGTAATGCGCCGTATTTTCTTCCGGCCTTGTCATGCGCCGCGGAGCAGCCTGAGACTCCTTAATTCATTAGAGCGAATGACGGGGGTCGAACCCGCGGCCCTCGGCTTGGGAAGCCGATGCTCTACCAACTGAGCTACATTCGCCTATTCCTTACAACGGCGTGTAAATTAAGCTTCTGGCAACGAAAGTCAAGAGAAAAAACGGTTCTATGCTGTTCTGTGTGGGCCGCACGAATACGCCGTAGGCGTTCAACAACAAAGCCGAAGGTCGCGCGCAGCGCACTGTCTCGTCCTGAAAATAGTTGACAGTTGTAAAAACCCATCTATTACCAGAAAAGTGTTATCACGACAATTTGTGTTTGCGCTTTGTATGTTGCTTTACGAAGAATTATTTTGCATCTTGTTGCGTGCCTAATCACGATCCAAAAGCTGGCTGCAAACGAAAATTACCCCTCACAGTACTCTCTTATCTTTCTTGCCTTTGTTCCGGTGCGCCTTTATCAAGGCTTGGGCGCCGGTTCCGTGCTGGATCGGCCGTGTTTGGAGACGGCCGTTTGCCTTCAGAAAAAAGTTACAGTTTTCCCCAACTTCTGTTCTTTAAAACTGTATTTATGATTGAATCCGCTTCGCCTCGTCAACAAAATCAATCTTGAGGAGAACTTCCCCATGGCCCAAAAAATCTATGCCCTTCTGGTCGGCATCAACGACTATGCGCCGGAAGTCGGCAGGCTCGCCGGCTGTCTGAATGATGTCGATCATTTCAACGAATATTTAACCGGCAATTTCAACAAAAGCGAGTTGGCGATCGAAGTGTTGAAGGATCGCGATGCCACACGCGGCAACATCATCAAACAATTCCG
This window of the Cytophagia bacterium CHB2 genome carries:
- a CDS encoding caspase family protein, with amino-acid sequence MAQKIYALLVGINDYAPEVGRLAGCLNDVDHFNEYLTGNFNKSELAIEVLKDRDATRGNIIKQFR